The following proteins come from a genomic window of Palaemon carinicauda isolate YSFRI2023 chromosome 12, ASM3689809v2, whole genome shotgun sequence:
- the LOC137650629 gene encoding uncharacterized protein yields MGPFHVRKNNETQKVWLLCITCTWSRAVNLKICKDLGVKEFLQSFQLHCFDYGIPELCVSDMGTQLVAGANVMQNLLSDHASQLYFEENNIRPIQFQQYFKGCSKLGSLVEVCVKQVKRLLFGSIKNLVLSYDDFEFIVCHTVHLVNRRPIAFKESLREEDLDFVPEPITPEQLVKGYELTSMNLLPELQGIPDEDPDWQPCVNPQQVKDEYMKLRKVRNNLLSKYHNEFLGTLIDQAVDKKDRYRPITQRGIKIGDIVLLKEVHAKPNNYPMGLVKELQYNSIGEVTGASIQKGSTREVVKRHITTLVPFLERSDDSELSSTNDSVKLLSEPPHVKRKAAIVSEQKTREILTECYVSVLFIFLDAIFSTKKSCIAGGGLKEIKF; encoded by the coding sequence atgggtcctttccatgttaggaagaataatgaaactcaaaaagtgtggttattatgcattacatgtacttggagtagggcagtgaatcttaaaatttgcaagGATCTTGGTGTAAAAGAATTCTTGCAATCTTTCCAGCTGCATTGTTTTGATTATGGAATCCCTGAATTATGCGTCAGTGATATGGGGACACAGCTTGTAGCTGGGGCTAATGTGATGCAGAACCTTTTAAGTGATCATGCTAGtcagttatattttgaagaaaacaatattcgccctatacagtttcagcaatattttaaaggatgcagtaagcttggatctcttgttgaagtttgtgtcaaacaggttaaaagattgttgtttggaagtataaaaaatcttgttttatcttatgatgactttgaatttattgtttgtcacactgttcaccttgttaataggagacctatagcctttaaggaatcccttagagaagaagatttagactttgtacctgaaccaattacacctgaacagttagttaagggctatgaactgacttccatgaacctccttccagaattacagggtataccagatgaggatcctgactggcaaccttgtgtaaatccccaacaggttaaagatgagtatatgaaattaaggaaagtaagaaataatctgttatcaaaatatcataacgAGTTTTTGGGTACACTGATTGACCAAGCTGTTGATAAAAAGGATAGATACCGACCTATTACACAGAGGGGTATCAAAATTGGGGATATTGTCCTACTGAAAGAGGTGCACGCAAAACCTAACAATTATCCTATGGGTTTGGTGAAAGAATTGCAATATAACAGTATCGGTGAAGTTACAGGAGCATCGATACAAAAGGGTTCTACTAGGGAAGTTGTTAAAAGACACATTACAACACTGGTTCCTTTTCTTGAAAGATCAGATGATTCGGAACTTTCGTCGACTAATGATTCTGTTAAACTTTTATCAGAGCCTCCCCAtgtcaaaagaaaggctgctatagttAGTGAGCAGAAGACCAGGGAGATTTTGACTGAGTGTTATGTTAgtgtattgtttatatttttagatgcaattttttCTACTAAAAAAAGTTGCATCGCTGGTGGTggactaaaagaaattaaattttag